The Panicum hallii strain FIL2 chromosome 9, PHallii_v3.1, whole genome shotgun sequence genome has a window encoding:
- the LOC112874193 gene encoding silicon efflux transporter LSI2-like, with the protein MALASTEKVVLGCIAFGIFWVLAVFPSVPFMPVGRTAGSLLGAMLMVLFRVMTPEQAYAAIDLPILGLLFGTMVVSIFLERADMFKYLGSALAWRSRGSKDLLFRVCLVSAVASALFTNDTCCVVLTEFILKLARQNNLPPQPFLLALASSSNIGSAATPIGNPQNLVIAVQSRITFGQFLIGVFPAMIVGVITNTCILLCYFWKYLSVPEKDQEGGGAAAGPEVVADDEVTSHRFTPARMSHASSVNGVDADCISEPIRRSDSLNRADTHSMRSRSYNSEGDIQVAIRSMRASSMSQEMVEVSTVCDRRDDGVGPRKITRTTSHQRSVIIEDAPEADAKDGEKGKDGGEVKEKRWKVLLWKSSVYLTTLGMLVALLMGLNMSWSAITAALVLLALDFTDAQACLEKVSYSLLIFFCGMFITVDGFNRTGIPNALWELVEPHSRIDSAKGTALLAVVILVLSNVASNVPTVLLLGSRVAASAAAISPASEKKAWLILAWVSTVAGNLTLLGSAANLIVCEQARRAQFFGYNLTFWSHLRFGVPSTIIVTAIGLLIVASY; encoded by the exons ATGGCGCTGGCGAGCACGGAGAAGGTGGTGCTAGGATGCATCGCGTTCGGCATCTTCTGGGTGCTGGCCGTGTTCCCCTCGGTGCCCTTCATGCCCGTTGGCCGCACCGCGGGCTCCCTCCTGGGCGCCATGCTCATGGTGCTCTTCCGCGTCATGACCCCGGAGCAGGCCTACGCCGCCATCGACCTCCCGATCCTGGGCCTCCTCTTCGGCACCATGGTGGTCAGCATCTTCCTCGAGCGCGCAGACATGTTCAAGTACCTCGGCAGCGCGCTCGCCTGGCGGAGCCGGGGCAGCAAGGACCTGCTCTTCCGCGTCTGCCTCGTCTCCGCTGTCGCCAGCGCGCTCTTCACCAACGACACCTGCTGCGTCGTGCTCACCGAGTTCATCCTCAAGCTCGCGCGCCAGAACAACCTGCCTCCGCAGCCGTTCCTGCTCGCGCTCGCGTCCAGCTCCAACATCGGCTCCGCCGCCACGCCCATCGGCAACCCGCAGAACCTCGTCATCGCCGTCCAGAGCCGCATCACCTTCGGCCAGTTCCTCATCGGGGTCTTCCCGGCCATGATCGTCGGCGTCATCACCAACACCTGCATCCTGCTCTGCTACTTCTGGAAGTACCTCTCCGTGCCGGAGAAGGACCAGGAggggggcggcgccgccgccgggcccgaGGTCGTCGCCGACGACGAGGTCACCTCGCACCGCTTCACGCCCGCCCGGATGTCGCACGCATCCTCCGTCAACGGCGTCGACGCCGACTGCATCAGCGAGCCCATCCGCCGGAGCGACAGCCTCAACAGGGCCGACACGCACAGCATGAGGAGCCGGAGCTACAACTCCGAGGGCGACATCCAGGTCGCCATCAGGTCCATGCGCGCCTCCAGCATGTCGCAGGAGATGGTGGAGGTGTCCACCGTCTGCGACAGGCGCGACGACGGCGTGGGCCCCAGGAAGATTACCAGGACCACCAGCCACCAGCGGAGCGTCATCATCGAGGACGCGCCCGAGGCCGACGCCAAGGACGGCGAGAAGGGCAAGGACGGTGGCGAGGTGAAGGAGAAGAGGTGGAAGGTGCTCCTGTGGAAGAGTTCTGTGTACCTCACGACCCTTGGCATGCTCGTCGCGCTGCTCATGGGGCTCAACATGTCCTGGTCCGCCATCACTGCTGCTCTCGTACTCCTGGCACTCGATTTCACTGACGCACAGGCTTGCCTGGAGAAG GTGTCGTACTCGTTGCTAATCTTCTTCTGTGGGATGTTCATAACGGTCGATGGTTTCAACAGGACCGGCATTCCCAATGCGCTCTGGGAGCTGGTTGAGCCGCATTCCAGAATTGACAGCGCCAAGGGCACTGCGCTTCTCGCAGTTGTGATTCTTGTTCTTTCAAATGTGGCCTCAAATGTTCCAACAG TTCTGCTGCTCGGCTCAAGAGTGGCAGCATCAGCAGCTGCGATCTCCCCTGCTTCAGAGAAGAAGGCCTGGCTCATTCTAGCCTGGGTCAGCACGGTGGCTGGCAACCTGACTCTGCTGGGCTCAGCCGCGAACCTGATCGTGTGCGAGCAGGCGCGGCGTGCGCAGTTCTTCGGGTACAACCTCACCTTCTGGAGCCACCTGCGCTTCGGCGTGCCATCGACCATCATCGTCACCGCGATCGGCCTGCTCATCGTCGCCAGCTACTGA
- the LOC112874196 gene encoding glycine-rich cell wall structural protein 2-like — protein sequence MATKRLALAILVLLSVGMVATAAGTRKLGYGPGGGGGGGGGGSGGGGGSGYGGSGYGSGSGYGEGGGSGGAAGGYGHGGGGGGGGGEGGGAGGSGHGSGQGSGYGSGSGGAGGYGSGGGGGGGGGQGGGSGYGHGGGEGYGSGSGYGGDASGGGGGGGHGGGGGGGQGGSGYGSGSGYGSGEGYGQGGAHGGGYGSGGGGGGGGGQGSGSGYGSGSGSGHGSGGGHY from the coding sequence ATGGCGACCAAGCGTCTGGCGCTTGCCATCCTCGTCCTCCTTAGCGTAGGCATGGTGGCCACTGCTGCTGGAACCCGCAAGCTGGGTTATGGccctggaggaggaggaggaggaggcggaggcggtaGCGGTGGAGGTGGAGGTAGTGGCTATGGGGGATCAGGCTATGGGTCCGGGTCAGGGTACGGCGAGGGCGGTGGAAGCGGGGGTGCCGCCGGTGGGTATGGacatggtggtggtggtggaggcggtggtggtGAGGGCGGTGGTGCTGGCGGCTCTGGGCATGGGTCTGGCCAAGGCTCTGGCTATGGGTCTGGCAGTGGTGGTGCCGGTGGGTATGGAAGtggtggaggcggtggaggtggtggtggccaaGGTGGTGGTTCAGGCTATGGTCATGGAGGTGGCGAGGGCTatggctccggctccggctacGGAGGTGATGctagcggtggtggcggtggcggtggacatggtggtggcggcggtggtggtcaAGGTGGGTCGGGTTATGGCTCCGGCTCCGGGTACGGATCAGGTGAAGGCTATGGGCAGGGTGGAGCTCATGGAGGAGGCTATGgcagtggtggtggcggcggtggtggcggtgggcaAGGCTCTGGCTCCGGCTATGGTTCCGGCTCTGGCTCTGGGCATGGCTCTGGTGGTGGACACTACTAA
- the LOC112874195 gene encoding glycine-rich cell wall structural protein 2-like, which translates to MGAKHLALAILVLLSVGVTSARNLLGYGLGGEGGGGGGGGGSGGGDGTGGLGYGSGYGSGYGEGDGGGAVGGFGHGGGGGGGGGGGGGEGGESGSRYGYGEGHGSGYGSGGGAFGSGGYGSGGGGGGGGGQGGDAGYGYGSGEGYGSGAGGASGGGGGGGGGHGGGGGGGQGGGSGGGSSYGSGGGYGQGGAYGGGYGSGDGGGGGQGGGSGYGSGYGYGYGSGSGGGHY; encoded by the coding sequence ATGGGTGCCAAGCATTTGGCTCTGGCCATCCTAGTCCTCCTTAGTGTAGGAGTGACAAGCGCTCGAAACCTCTTGGGTTATGGTCTTGGCGGGgaaggtggcggtggtggcggaggtggtggtaGCGGTGGAGGTGACGGTACTGGCGGGTTAGGCTATGGTTCTGGATATGGATCTGGGTATGGCGAGGGTGATGGTGGAGGTGCCGTTGGAGGATTTGGCCatggcggtggaggtggaggtggaggtggtggtggtggtggtgaagGTGGAGAGTCCGGTTCAAGATATGGCTATGGGGAAGGTCATGGCTCTGGTTATGGATCTGGTGGTGGTGCTTTCGGTTCAGGTGGCTACGggagtggcggtggcggcggaggtggtggtgggcaAGGTGGCGATGCAGGGTATGGATATGGGTCGGGCGAGGGCTATGGATCTGGTGCTGGCGGTGCTAGtggtggtggaggcggaggtggaggcggacatggtggtggaggcggaggtGGCCAAGGTGGCGGGTCTGGTGGTGGCTCAAGCTATGGGTCTGGAGGTGGATATGGTCAGGGTGGTGCTTACGGTGGCGGATATGGAAGCGGggacggtggcggtggaggccaaGGTGGTGGCTCGGGTTATGGTTCCGGTTATGGTTATGGGTACGGTTCCGGTAGTGGTGGTGGACATTACTAG